The genomic segment TCTATTttcattttaatatttttttatctttaactttaactctgcattgttggaaaatggcccgtaagtaagaatttcactgttagtctacacctgttgtttacgaagcatgtgacaaatacaatttgatttgaaatcgcCTATGTGTCAGGTGTGCCTACATAATTATCAAATCAGGTAGCCTATTATTTGTGAGCATGCCTGTCAGGCCTAAGCTACCTACTATTTGAGAAAGCTGATTAAAAATAACTATGTGTCCACACAATAATGCAACAACACCACACCATTTTATATAAATATAGTTATCTTTattcataaaaaaatgtttacacAAAATATATCTGTTAAAATCGGAGTCATATGAGTCTACGAAAAACGGAGAGCAAGTGCATACATTGATCAACGTCTCCATCCCACGTAAAACCCTTCAATCTTTCACGGGAAGCTGTAGAGGTCTATTGCTGACCAATCGCTTGACACAGACATACTTGCCAATTTAACTGTCCAGTGGTCCAGTCATGGCTATCTCATGCGCACTCACGGTCAGCAAAGTGGCAGTGTTCATTATTGCAGAACTTTGTTTTGTTTATCTCAATTAACAAAAATAAGTATTTATAGGCTATTGAACAAATAAGAATTTCAATTTCAGACAATGGGCACCAAAGTACATCTtcgatacaatcttcccagcagATGCAGGCAGTTAAAATAGGCCGTCTTGCTCTCATGTGAAACTGCTAGTCCTTGGGAGCCACAACCATGCACTTCCGCTGAAATACTGTGCAGTCTCACAGCTGCTGTTTCATTCCTAATTGCTCGTATTCAAAGTCATCGATAAAGACGTAATTCCACGCGTCACCGAAGTGCAGTCTTTCGTCCTTCGACGCGTGCGCGAACAGTCTCTCTACCCTGTTATTCCGAAGGGAACCCAAGCGCCGTTCGACTCTCTTGTAGCATAGCAACGGTAACTGAGTTACTTTCCCCTCTCATTGCCTTGTACCTGCAAACGCTGCCTggcgatgggagagagagagagaaagtcggtGCCAAGAGTGTGTTCACGGGTGTCTCGCCTGCAGAGTGAATCAAATAACTTGTCATTCTTTTCAACTTTGAGTCCCTTTTGATCGAATAAGCCCCTGTTTATACATGGGTGCTGTTGGATGGTAACGACAATTAGGTGACCTGCGTGTGTCTCAATATCTGTCGAACCAGGTGGTAAAGTCCAGCAGTTCCTGCTCCTCGGAGCTCAGGGGCTCATAGCTCCCCTCATCGGAGGAACAGGTGGAGTGGGGTGACTCCGGCTCGGCGGAGTAGCTGTTGGAGATGGTAGGGGAAGGCACCCCGCACTGGAAGGCGGCAGACACTGCATCATGCTCGTCTAGTAGCTGCTGCAGGGCTCGAATATATTCCACGGCGGACCGCAGCGTCTCCACTTTGCTCATCTTCTTGTTGGCTGCCCCGTTGGGCACGTGCTGACGCAGCGTCTGGAAGCCCATGTTGACTTGTTTGACCCGGTTCCTCTCGCGCTCGTTCCGCCGGGCCACGGCTACGGGCAGCTGCTGGGGGATGGAGTAGCCGAGTCCGTTAAAGCTGAGACGCCGCTTGCAGCGCAGGAGCTCCGGGGAGCTGGAGCGCTGTCTTTTCAGCACCGTGGTCTTGCTTTGGTACCCGGCTGCAGTGGTGTCGTTAGGGAGAGCGCAATCCTGGGCTGGGGCGTGCAAGGTAATGGTGGTGCGCCTCTCCATCAGTCCAAATGTGTATGCGTTCTGCGCCAtttgggtggtggtgatggtggtagtctCCATGTTGGTTGATGGTGAGACAGGGCTACTGACAGATGTGGGTTGCAACAGCGCAGGCTAACAGAAAGACACTCCGTGGAAGAAGAGATAAAAAATAGACCGAGGTTGGCAGTGCACTGCTCTCGTGTCTTTCGCGTGGGAGCCGTGTGGCTATAGCTGGAGCGCGCTGTGGATATTTGGTGTCCAAGTCTTTCTTGACTACGCTTGCTTACTTCAAGAGCCGATCTGACCCAAACTTTGGCAGCACTCCTCTTTTTCAACACGCGCCCCACACACCCCACCCGTTGGAGACGCACGCTTCTCCGCGAGGCCCCGCCCGCTACTGTGTGATTCATCTGCTAGCCGACTCCGCGAGCCAGGCGCGTGGCTCCGGGAGCTCAGTAAACAATCCAGAGCTTTCACTGCGCCAGGAGCACGCGCTGGGCTCATTTACATTCCAATGTCTCCAACTTGAAAGCCCATTGGTGGATTCAAACGGTCTGCAACCCGGAGAAAataaagaaatagagagaaataATTTGAAAAAAAGGAGAGAATGAAGAAAGGGGAATGGTTTGGTTCTTTGAAATGCCTTTTGAATTTGACAATATACCCCTGGCAAGTCTTCAAATTATCAGTCTTCCCCACTCCACCCTTCTCCTCTCACTCTTTAAAATCCAAAATACCAAGGACGCTCTCTCCGGTATCCAGGCTACAGCCTTAGAGAGGAAAATAAATGGCAAGCGTGTCTCTGTATAGAATAATTGGCCATTATAGAACTAGCATAGAAGCACGATTAATTTAAGGTAAACATAATGTTTATGACGTGTGGGTATGTCTGCAAATGGCATATCGCTGCCGTTCGTAATGACCCCCCAAAACGAGTGCTCTACAGGTGCACATTGTCTGCATAGAGATCCAAGCATCTACTGCCTGGCTATATTGGCAGCTGATGTTCTGTTGGATTCTGTGCCATTCCAACACTTAAATGCAAGCCCCAAATGTCATGCGTAAAAAGTGTATTCGCAAAATGGATTTGGGTGTTTAGGATAATATGTTATAGCCTAACTAAGCGTATTTAATTATTCAGTTATTACGCACAGTGAAAGTATTAATAAATATACAACTTCAGGTACCACACTGAACTTTGTGTTTTCGTTTTAGGCGAGTTTCAACGTGGTTGATGGATTGTCTTTTTCAGAACCACATTCGACTGGACAGCACGTTCCAGTAACAGTCCTTCTGTTATTTATGGTCAAACGGCTGCACAACACTAATCCTCCATAGAATGTTTAAATAGGACAATATGCAGAATTATTTCTCATTCTTTCATATGTTCAACATTTTGTACTTTAGCGCTCGGATAACTCGCAACATTTCCCGCTCTTACAAAACAAGTTTATTCACTGAGCTTTTTTCAACAAATAGACTAAAATTTAAATCTATagtcctctccgtctctctgtgtcATGTGCTGTAAACTCAAAGTACTTTCAACGAGACATCTCGTCGAATATCTCGTCAAGTTGCTTTCGGGAATGAATAAAAGTGAACACGTAGTGACCTCTGGCGGTGAAAATAAATAATCATGCCGTACAATCCTACTTTCTTTCCCAAGACTCTCGGCCAGTAGAGAGCAGCAGCAGATAACGTTCAAGATTGGGGCTATAGTTTCTCAAAAAACGTATTTGTATAGGCCACTTGTCTGTTACGCTTTTTGATTATTATATTGTCTCTGAGTTAAAATAATGCACCCACAAGAACACAATAGGCTTGTATGGGATCGATGTATTAAGTGATGATAGGGAATAGGGATGGGGTGTTTACATCAGCTGTGCTTCATATTTGTTTCCCAatgtgcagtaggcctatatcaaaACAATATCAGAAACTATAACCTACAGTTAGTTGTGTTGGTCTATTATGATTGGCAGGTCAGAACTGGTCAAACTTGGACCTGGTGGTGAAACTAGTTTCAACTAGTGATGCAAAACCCACCTCCAAACAGATAAGACAATAAGCACCCAGAGGAAGTCCAATACCCTTACAGCAGTATCATGCCAATACAAGGTCTCGGGGATATGTGTGGGTCTGTACAGTACATCTGTTTATGATCCTCATGATCCTCAGTGCTCATAGTAATGAAAACAGCCTATACGTATATAGTATCAGAGGTCTTTACTCAGACTATACGCTGGGGTactttacagagttacagtagaTACTGATTCTTACCAGTCGATTTAGATAGTGTTGATAATGGAACACAATTCAGAGaacagggagagtgagagggacagagaatcagagacacagatagactgatataaacagagagaaaggtatacagatatatagaatggcagaagggtaaagagggagacagagagagaaaaatagagagaggtgGTTGTTTCTGAAGTTCTCAGTCTCCcaggagatgcagtgtggatttCCCCCACAAAGCTCCCTAAAATGCAGGAGCCTTGGGGGTACAGAACTTTCTCTCTTAATTGTCTGCTCAACAATACTCCTCTCAGTGCTGCAAAATGCTGAATAATTTAGATATACTGGAACTGGTAAACTGAAAGAGTGGCCCCAATCCAGTGCCCAAACTGTCTTACTGGTATTCATGcatttttcatacatttctttgtgGCAATAGACTGACTTCCTGGTATGACAAATGCTAATCACAAGCTAAAGCAAGAAGACAATTTCAACTAAGAGATTGTCCTAAACATTTCTGAAATAATCCTTTAACCCTAACACACACTTGAGTAAATCTCTATCCACACTAGTCCATTCTCCACCAAAGGCCTGTGCATCACAGAAACAGGTCCCCTTCATTATAGCCCCTtgacatccgtgtgtgtgtgggtttgtgcgtgtgtgtgtgtgtgcgtgcatgcatgtgggtgcgtgtgagcgtgcgtgtgtgtgtgtgaatagggaTGTGAAAACTGCACTATACAGTCAGGATGAGTGAGCTATATCCTTCCCCTGTGTCAATCCAGGGGCCTTCACACGACCACAGAGCCACAGGGGCCTGCTCCTATAAAGAGACACATCATGGACCAGGGCAAAACAGCATTTCCAACGAGCAGGAAGAGGGAAGTGTTCAGCTAGAGTGAGTATTGCTTCCCCATTCCTGAGACTGGCATGGTGGAGCATActgtacacagttgaagtcagacgtttacatacaccttagccaaatacatttaaactcagtttttcacaattcctgacatttaatccta from the Salmo salar chromosome ssa17, Ssal_v3.1, whole genome shotgun sequence genome contains:
- the LOC106561315 gene encoding achaete-scute homolog 1b translates to METTTITTTQMAQNAYTFGLMERRTTITLHAPAQDCALPNDTTAAGYQSKTTVLKRQRSSSPELLRCKRRLSFNGLGYSIPQQLPVAVARRNERERNRVKQVNMGFQTLRQHVPNGAANKKMSKVETLRSAVEYIRALQQLLDEHDAVSAAFQCGVPSPTISNSYSAEPESPHSTCSSDEGSYEPLSSEEQELLDFTTWFDRY